One region of Scophthalmus maximus strain ysfricsl-2021 chromosome 13, ASM2237912v1, whole genome shotgun sequence genomic DNA includes:
- the angptl3 gene encoding angiopoietin-related protein 3 isoform X2 → MMKLFCLLLLLANFSAAAPSETSGGVEQTTVHPQAFNPGPSPTEAKSRFAMLDDVRLLANGLLQLGQSLREFVHKTKGQINDIFQKLNIFDRSFYQLSVVTSEIKEEEEELKKTTSFLKANNEEIRNLSLEINSKINNILQERTQLQSKVGSLEERLKGLSETMIPAEQMSEITTLKEVIEAQEKTITNLLKAVTEQHDQLDHQKSKIKNLEEKLSYDIFQDTVDKPMDSDPAAPNMFEYLTENSTGLDTNDLPVDCTDVFDKGEANSGIYVIKPNRSEPFNVYCEMGSDGSSTVIQHRVDGSVDFDQTWETYEKGFGDLEKDFWLGLKKIHSLVQQGAYILRIDVEDWKEEKHWAEYRFALDGPSEEYTLHVSHFSGDLPNALANITGMRFSTRDRNNDNPRNSNCARNYSGGWWFNGCSETNLNGRYMWLRAKGRSVRRKGINWRPGPGLSYSLKMTKITMRPAPTPNTFN, encoded by the exons ATGATGAAGCTGTTctgtctgttgctgctgctagCTAATTTCAGCGCTGCCGCCCCTTCGGAGACCTCCGGTGGAGTAGAGCAAACCACCGTGCATCCCCAGGCCTTCAACCCAGGACCAAGCCCGACCGAGGCCAAGTCACGCTTTGCCATGCTGGACGACGTTCGCCTACTCGCGAACGGCCTCCTTCAGCTGGGCCAGAGTTTGCGGGAGTTCGTCCACAAGACCAAGGGGCAAATCAACGACATCTTTCAGAAGCTGAACATTTTCGACCGCTCTTTCTACCAGCTCTCGGTGGTCACGTCCGAGatcaaggaggaggaggaggagctgaagaaaacCACCAGCTTCTTGAAGGCCAACAACGAGGAGATCAGGAACTTGTCGCTGGAGATCAACTCCAAGATCAACAACATCCTGCAGGAGCGCACACAGCTGCAGAGCAAGGTGGGGAGCCTCGAGGAGAGGCTGAAGGGACTGTCAGAGACCATGATCCCCGCGGAGCAGATGAGTGAAATCACCACGCTCAAG GAAGTGATTGAGGCACAAGAGAAAACCATCACCAATCTGCTGAAAGCTGTGACAGAGCAGCACGATCAACTTGACCACCAGAAAAGCAAGATCAAAAACCTAGAGGAAAAG CTAAGCTATGACATTTTTCAAGATACAGTCGATAAGCCAATGGATTCAGACCCTGCGGCTCCAAATATGTTTGAATATCTGACAGAAAACTCAACTGGCCTGGAtacaaatg ACCTGCCGGTGGACTGCACTGATGTGTTTGACAAAGGAGAAGCAAACAGTGGAATATATGTCATCAAGCCTAACCGATCGGAGCCATTCAACGTTTATTGCGAAATGGGTTCAG ATGGGAGCTCAACTGTCATCCAACACAGGGTCGATGGCTCAGTGGATTTTGACCAGACGTGGGAGACATATGAGAAAGGTTTTGGAGATCTGGAAA AGGACTTCTGGCTGGGCTTAAAGAAGATCCACAGTCTTGTACAGCAGGGAGCGTACATCCTTCGTATCGATGTTGAGGACTGGAAGGAGGAGAAGCACTGGGCCGAGTACCGCTTTGCACTGGATGGTCCCTCCGAGGAGTACACCCTTCACGTCAGCCACTTCTCGGGCGACCTGCCTAATGCCTTGGCCAACATCACCGGCATGAGATTCTCCACGAGAGACAGAAATAACGACAACCCCCGAAACTCCAACTGCGCTCGCAATTACTCGG GTGGTTGGTGGTTCAATGGCTGCAGTGAGACCAACCTTAATGGAAGGTATATGTGGCTGAGGGCAAAGGGTCGCTCTGTGAGGAGAAAGGGCATCAACTGGAGGCCTGGCCCAGGACTCTCATATTCCCTCAAAATGACCAAGATCACTATGCGACCAGCTCCAACTCCTAACACTTTCAACTGA
- the angptl3 gene encoding angiopoietin-related protein 3 isoform X1, which produces MMKLFCLLLLLANFSAAAPSETSGGVEQTTVHPQAFNPGPSPTEAKSRFAMLDDVRLLANGLLQLGQSLREFVHKTKGQINDIFQKLNIFDRSFYQLSVVTSEIKEEEEELKKTTSFLKANNEEIRNLSLEINSKINNILQERTQLQSKVGSLEERLKGLSETMIPAEQMSEITTLKEVIEAQEKTITNLLKAVTEQHDQLDHQKSKIKNLEEKVDNHPLSYDIFQDTVDKPMDSDPAAPNMFEYLTENSTGLDTNDLPVDCTDVFDKGEANSGIYVIKPNRSEPFNVYCEMGSDGSSTVIQHRVDGSVDFDQTWETYEKGFGDLEKDFWLGLKKIHSLVQQGAYILRIDVEDWKEEKHWAEYRFALDGPSEEYTLHVSHFSGDLPNALANITGMRFSTRDRNNDNPRNSNCARNYSGGWWFNGCSETNLNGRYMWLRAKGRSVRRKGINWRPGPGLSYSLKMTKITMRPAPTPNTFN; this is translated from the exons ATGATGAAGCTGTTctgtctgttgctgctgctagCTAATTTCAGCGCTGCCGCCCCTTCGGAGACCTCCGGTGGAGTAGAGCAAACCACCGTGCATCCCCAGGCCTTCAACCCAGGACCAAGCCCGACCGAGGCCAAGTCACGCTTTGCCATGCTGGACGACGTTCGCCTACTCGCGAACGGCCTCCTTCAGCTGGGCCAGAGTTTGCGGGAGTTCGTCCACAAGACCAAGGGGCAAATCAACGACATCTTTCAGAAGCTGAACATTTTCGACCGCTCTTTCTACCAGCTCTCGGTGGTCACGTCCGAGatcaaggaggaggaggaggagctgaagaaaacCACCAGCTTCTTGAAGGCCAACAACGAGGAGATCAGGAACTTGTCGCTGGAGATCAACTCCAAGATCAACAACATCCTGCAGGAGCGCACACAGCTGCAGAGCAAGGTGGGGAGCCTCGAGGAGAGGCTGAAGGGACTGTCAGAGACCATGATCCCCGCGGAGCAGATGAGTGAAATCACCACGCTCAAG GAAGTGATTGAGGCACAAGAGAAAACCATCACCAATCTGCTGAAAGCTGTGACAGAGCAGCACGATCAACTTGACCACCAGAAAAGCAAGATCAAAAACCTAGAGGAAAAGGTAGACAACCATCCA CTAAGCTATGACATTTTTCAAGATACAGTCGATAAGCCAATGGATTCAGACCCTGCGGCTCCAAATATGTTTGAATATCTGACAGAAAACTCAACTGGCCTGGAtacaaatg ACCTGCCGGTGGACTGCACTGATGTGTTTGACAAAGGAGAAGCAAACAGTGGAATATATGTCATCAAGCCTAACCGATCGGAGCCATTCAACGTTTATTGCGAAATGGGTTCAG ATGGGAGCTCAACTGTCATCCAACACAGGGTCGATGGCTCAGTGGATTTTGACCAGACGTGGGAGACATATGAGAAAGGTTTTGGAGATCTGGAAA AGGACTTCTGGCTGGGCTTAAAGAAGATCCACAGTCTTGTACAGCAGGGAGCGTACATCCTTCGTATCGATGTTGAGGACTGGAAGGAGGAGAAGCACTGGGCCGAGTACCGCTTTGCACTGGATGGTCCCTCCGAGGAGTACACCCTTCACGTCAGCCACTTCTCGGGCGACCTGCCTAATGCCTTGGCCAACATCACCGGCATGAGATTCTCCACGAGAGACAGAAATAACGACAACCCCCGAAACTCCAACTGCGCTCGCAATTACTCGG GTGGTTGGTGGTTCAATGGCTGCAGTGAGACCAACCTTAATGGAAGGTATATGTGGCTGAGGGCAAAGGGTCGCTCTGTGAGGAGAAAGGGCATCAACTGGAGGCCTGGCCCAGGACTCTCATATTCCCTCAAAATGACCAAGATCACTATGCGACCAGCTCCAACTCCTAACACTTTCAACTGA